The following are from one region of the Nicotiana tomentosiformis chromosome 7, ASM39032v3, whole genome shotgun sequence genome:
- the LOC138895814 gene encoding uncharacterized protein: protein MSSLAFILADERPLALDIQPLANRLVRLDISELSQALACVVAQSSLFKWIKARQYDDPQFLVLRETVLQGSAKEVTVGEDAVLRLQGCLCVPNVDGLTEKILEEAHNSRYSIHPAENKSNTKGRGLRKLENISDASYNGERKS, encoded by the exons ATGAGCAGTTTGGCATTTATATTAGCGGacgagaggccattggctttggatattcagcccttggctaacagacttgtgaggttggatatttcagagctcaGTCAAGCTCTTGCATGcgttgtggctcagtcttcattatttaagtggatcaaggctcgtcagtacgatGATCCGCAATTTCTGGTACTTagggagacggtactacagggcagtgccaaggaggttactgtcGGTGAGGATgctgttctgcgactccagggttgtctatgtgttcctaatgttgatggattgacggagaagattctagaggaggcacacaattctcggtattctattcatccag CGGAAAATAAGAGTAATACAAAGGGGAGAGGTCTTCGAAAGTTGGAAAACATTTCTGATGCCTCTTACAATGGGGAGAGGAAGTCTTAA
- the LOC138895815 gene encoding uncharacterized protein, whose protein sequence is MAREIEMGTPYKQVVEIAQRIEDICQQGREQAPRDKRSRYSGGFNGASSGGRGDFVRGQSRRPMYSALLPSRGALVRPYFSAILESSYRPLAIQGSSSGYSGPQGHTQELPRLEWRGSSISTSSWVISFLKARHMVEKGCLAYLAYVRDTAAETPTIDSVPMVRDFSDMFPSDLPGMPPDRDIDFFIDLAQAEDSCFGCTENGFRTRYGHYEFLVMSFILTNARAAFMDLMNRVFRPYIDSFVIVFIVDILIYSRSMEEHEHHLRVVLQTLWEQKMYGKFSKCDFWLYSVAFLEHVVSGKGIKEGRVIAYASCQLKPNEKNYRIHDLELAEIVHALKIWGHYLYGVSYEVYTNHGSSHHLFK, encoded by the exons atggcccgagagattGAGATGGGAACTCCTTACaagcaggttgtggagatagctcagaggatcgagGATATTTGTCAGCAAGGCCGAGAGCAGGCGCCGAGGGACAAACGTTCTCGATATTCTGGAGGGTTCAATGGTGcttcgtctgggggcagaggtgacTTTGTGAGGGGCCAGTCTAGAAGGCCCATGTATTCAGCACTGCTGCcttctcggggtgctctagtgcgacccTATTTTAGCGCCATTCTAGAGAGCTCCTACCGTCCActggctattcagggttcttccagtgggtattcaggtccccagggtcaTACTCAAG agttgcctagattagagtggaggggttcatCTATCAGTACATCCAGCTGGGTTATTTCgttcttgaaggctcgacatatggtcgagaagggttgtttggcttatctggcTTACGTTCGGGATACTGCTGCAGAGACTCCGAcaattgattcagtgcccatGGTGCGGGATTTCTCCGatatgtttccttctgatctaccaggcatgccaccagatcgtgatatcgatttttttattgatttggcacaag ctgaagattcgtgctTCGGATGTACTGAAAATggttttcggactagatatggccactatgagtttctagtgatgtccttcatcTTGACCAACGCCcgggcagcatttatggatttgatgaatcgggttttcaggccatatattgactcatttgtcattgtcttcattgttgacatattgatctactcgcgtagtatggaggagcacgagcatcatttgagagttgtgcttcaaACCTTGTGGGAACAGAAGATGTATggtaagttctccaagtgcgatttctggttatattcagtggcattcttggagCATGTTGTATCGGGCaaaggtattaag gaggggcgagttattgcatatgcttcatgtcaacTGAAGCCGAACGAGAAGAATTATCgcatacatgatttggagttggccgagatagttcatgctcttaagatctggggacattatctttatggggtgtcctatgaggtttacaccAATCATGGCAGCTCGcatcatttgttcaagtag